A window of Hordeum vulgare subsp. vulgare chromosome 5H, MorexV3_pseudomolecules_assembly, whole genome shotgun sequence genomic DNA:
TGGGCTTCATTTTTTGCCTTATCAGGTCCAGCTTGGGGTTTTTAGGTGTAATGTTTTATTTTGTCAAATGTGTGATGAACAACACCCTGAAAGAAAGACATTCTTTACCTCATCAAGCTGCAAGGGAAATGTTCCCTTGCAGGTCTGAAATTAGAGCAAGCTCTGAATACTGAGCAGTTCTGTTTCTGTATTTTTGTGAACAGTTAGATCAGGTGTACAGTCGGGCTTAACATGTGGCTCTGTTCAGCTGCAGACCACATATGCAGTACTTCTTTAGGCTCTGCTTCTTTCCCTGGAGCTTTACTCATCAGAGTGCTGCACTGTAGATGCAGGAGGACGTGTGTTTGTTCCACAACTGTGCGCTGCTGCATATGAACTCCAAATTTTACAGCAAGCGAAAAAATGTTTCCGAAGAACACCGGCGCAGCTTCACTGACGTGATCACAAGGCACAACCACTCCATCATCAACAAATTACCACCCAATCAAGAAACATATAAACTTGCTAACCATCCTGCAATAATTTAACAGCACAAGCTGAAGCTAAAATCTGTCCGGTTGCTCGACTCTCCCTGCCATCCATCATCACACACATATATAATCTGTTCTTCATAACCCACTTGATCTATCTGCCCTGCGAAAAAGTGGAGTGAGAAGAACTCATTAAATGCCCACCACGGTCTCTATCAGCTGATAGCACACTGCATTGatcagaaagaaagaaagaaacaagCTGATAGAGAGGCAGATTGGGCATCAATTCCACAGTAAGTTTACAgcacaacctgaagctcatctaaGATACGGAGTACTAATTAAGCATTCTACAGCAAATTTACAGCACAATCTGAAGCTAAAAATCCTCTAAAACCCAATCCTAGCTGCCCCCAACTCTCCCTGTCGCCGATCATCATCATATAAATTGAGTTTGTTCTTCATATTTCATCCAAAAATAACCCCACTTGATCTATCTACCTGCCCTGCGAGAGAGTGGAGTGGACTAAGAAGAACTCATTAGATGCCCACCACGGTCCACATCAGCTGATAGCACGATGCATTGATCATCACTAGAATTCTAGAAAGAGAGAAAGAAACAAGATGATAGCGAGGCGGAGTGGGCATCAATTCCATCGGCGTCAGGAAAAAGAAACTGAAACACAAGCCCGGAGGGGGAGGCGGAGACGATCGGATCGGATCGGATCAGATTAGACGAGACGAGAGGGGCCTGGCCCACCGCCGCAGTGGTTAGCTGCAACCGTATGCCAAATCCGGGCCCATGACTAGGACAAGGCACCGCCGTGTTCTCAAGTCTCTCGAGTGGCCAGGGCCCAGGGCCCGGCGCAGGCAGGGGAGGGGACATCAATCATTGCCCTCTTCTATGCGACTGCTGCTGCAGGAAGCCACCAATTATTGGAGGAGATGCAGTGAGCATCTTGCAGCAAGGCTAGCTGAGGTAGGGTAGAGTAGAGCAGCAGCCTGGCTTGATTGATGGATTGATTGCAACCGGCTTCATTGGAAAATGTAATGTTCTCAGATTCCGATCGTCTCAAGCTGGCTCTGGCAGCCAAGGAATTCAGTGCATTTTCAGTGTTCAACTCATTCAGAAGCTACTGTTCTGATGATCATAAGCTCTGGCAGCCGAGGAATTCAGTGCATTTTCAGTGTTCAATTCATTCACTAGCTACTGCTCTGATGATCAGCAGCTCTGGCAGCCGAGGAATTCAGTGCATTTTCAACGATCAATTCATTCAGAAGCTAGTACTAATTTTACATGTTCGGTTGTGATCTTATCTTACTCTGGTACAAGCATGTTgcagcaaagagagagagagagagagagagagagagagaggcagaatTCCTATATTACAGACAAAACCCAATCTGTTTGATCATCTGATCCAAgaagcatgatcatctcatcaagatCGATCCAAGAACAAATATTAGGACGACAAGACTATGGCAGCATCAACAAGACTTACTACTTTACCggagcacgcacgcacgcacgcatcaTGGAGGAGAGGACTTGCTACTATGGATGGCAGGCATGGCGTCACAGGCTGAGGAAACCTCTGCCCTggcgcgccggcgccggcggcgggCTTCCCACGACGCGGTCGCCCTCCACGACGCGGTCGCCGAAGATGTGCACCGTCCGCGGGTTGGGCCCGCGGGAGATGACGCAGGTGTAGTCCTCGGACGACGGCCCGTCCTCctctgcctccgccgccgccgggcgGGCGGCGCGGAGCGGCAGCCACGAGCTCTTGTTCTTGACGCCGAACTCCACGCGCCGGTCCAGGGAGGAGGACCGCACCAGGGCCGGCGCCTGCGCCCTGACGGCGCCCCGGAGGACGCTCTTCCTCCGCTGGGCCTCGTGGGCGCAGTCCAGCACGTCGGCGAGCCCGTGCGGCCCCGCGCACCCGTCGCACCACGGCCGGCGCTTGCCCCCGCCGGCTTCCACGGCCGGGCCGGGCGACCCGAAGGCCGCCGACGCGTCCAGCACGGACGTCGGGCTCATGGCGTAGGCGGACATCGCCTCGTGGTCCCGCGCGGGGCTCCCGGTGACGACCGCGGCGCGGCCGCCGGCCGGGAGCGACGACGAGTGCAGCAGCCTCGGCACCGCAAACGACGTGGcacgagcagcagcagcaccctTGCCGGCTCCACCGTCGCACGGGGCCGTGGACAAGTTGCAGCCGGCGCCGTTCATGGACCTGGACCTCCTCCTGAGGATCATCTCCTGGACCTTGGATCTGAACATGTCGAGAGCCAGCCTGACACAACGGCTTCCCTCCCTCCCGGAAAGATCAAAGGCCCGATCACCGATCAGCACCTTGCAGCAGACAAGAGGAAGCAAGCTGGTGAATTGCTCGTTTGCTCTCGGGTGTCACCgggcgagaagaagaagaaggcgaagaaggTGAGGTGAGGTGAGGTGAGGTGTGGGAGAGAACAATTGGGGGCGGGTGGTGATCTTAAAGAAGGGccgccgggccgggccgggccgggctcgGCTCCCCCTCTCGCACTCCACTGATGTCACCGTTTGGTTTGTTTGTTTTGGTTTGTGTGTGTGCTCTGCTCGCTTCCAAAACTGCAGGTCCTTATCTTCCGTTTTACTAGTACGAATAATATTTTCTTTCTTTACTTGGAGAGAGTTTGCGATCGTTTTCAGTTTTCACTGGCATGTGTGTGTCTTGTTGTGTGAGTTTGTGTCatttgtgcgtgtgtgtgtgcgtgcgtgGCGACGGGCCGTACCCAATTGGCAGGGGAGATTCCATGGGTGGGCAGGCATGGGGTGTCGCTGATGAATGAATAGCAGCAGCAGGTGGATTTGCTGTCGACCTATGGGAGGTGCAGCAGAATCAGCCAATTCGCCGGTGCTGGGTCACGCGAGATTCAATCATTCATCCACCTCTTCGGATTGAAAGATTCAGCGTCGACAGGCTTATACAAATAGAACGATTCTTTGATTGGCCCATTTCTTAGTTCCTGTAATTTCTTCTTCCTAGCTTGTGAGTGGCTGAGAGCAATGATCAAAATCGAGTGTTTGATACTTACTTCTTTTTATAAAAAAGTGTTTTTTATGGACACGTAGTACCTTAGTTTGGAGTGATACAAACATAATGATTCCACATCTTGCCTCTCCACAACTAGCATGCACACAATGACACAAGTTTCAACTACTAAAACTTGATAAGAACGAATTTCAAATTCACCAAGTTTCAAAACTAAAACTTAACACAAACCTAAACCATAACTTTACAAATAAAGATTAAAGATTAAATCATAAACTTTAAGCCCTAAGCCCTAAACCCTAAGCACAAAGCTCTAAGCCCTAAACACTAAATTCAGAAccctaaaagtaaataaatttggTGAAAAGCTAAACTAACTATCAAGTTTGAATATCTGAAACTTGTTTTTTTTAAGTTGTCAAAAATGTATTATAAATTGAGTTGTTCAAGAGTTCTTGTGGCAACAAACCAAAATATGCGGACAAAATTTAGTTTGAACTTTTGATTCAAAAGATATAGTAGTTTCAAATTTCAACATGAAATGAAAGGCATAAAAGGTGGAGAATCGAACAAACTTATGAATCATAAATCAATCTGGCAGCCACGTACAGGTGTGGTCCTATCACTATGTGCCTCTGCGAGTCTGGGTGATGAAAATAGGACAATAAGGTTGATGCCCTTAATATTTGGCATTTTCCAATATTATGTGAGACATCTTTAGCATTTTCTCCTCTATCCCTTGATGGCTAGGGAAAATTTCTTCCTCCAAACTATGCCCATGAGTTTGTAGATTATCCTCCCTCTATCTGATGCTCCTACGGTCGGTAGCGGGAAGGGGAATCCCATTGTCTCTGCTTTGATTAGTAATTTAGGTTAGCTTTTTCAAACCTTCTAATTGTAGTGTTCTCgcggatgatgatgttgttggggaacgttgcatgggaaacaaaaaatttcctacgcacacgaagacctatcatgattatgtccatctatgagaggagatttggatctacgtacacttctagatcgcacagcaggaagcgttaagaaatgcggttgatgtagtggaacgtcttcacgtccctcgaaccgtcccacgaatcgtcccgcgatccgtcccacgatccgttccgatctagcgccgaatggacggcacctccgcgttcagcacacgtacaactcgacgatgatctgtgccttcttgatccagcaagcaaacggagaagtagatgagttccccggcagcgtgacgacgctccggtggtggtgatgatctactcctcacggctccgccagagctccgcagaaatccgatctagaggtaaacctATGTGGTATAAGCTAAagttgcacgtgacaaagttgtgtctcaaatcagccctaaaccaccaatatatataggagggaggggaagggctagccttgaggcacaaggcctcaaggtgcgccggccaagggagcaggaggactcctcctccaattcggtttgggaaggaggagtcctcctcttccttcccacctccctctttccctttttctttttattttcttttggtatttctttatgtggcgtcgggccccttgggctgactccaccagcacactaaggacttgtggcgccaccctaatgacttgggctcactcccggatgGGTGGCCCCctaccggtgaactcctggaacccattcgccactcccggtacactgccggaattgcctgaaactttttggcgaccaaatgaaaccatcctatatatcaatttttgtttccggaccattccggaaaccctcgtgacgtccgtgatcttattcgggactccaaacaacattcggtaaccacacatataactcaactatactaaaacatcatcgaaccttaagtgtgcagaccatgcgggttcgaaaactatgtacacatgccccgaggcactcctcggtcaatatccaatatcgggacctggatgcccatattggatcctacatattctccgaagatcttatcggttgaacctcagtgtcaaggattcatataatcccgtatggcattccctttgtccttcggtatgttacttccccgagattcgatcgtcggtatccgcatacctatttcaatatcgttaccggcaagtctctttactcgttccgtaatacaagatcccgtgacttacacttagtcacattgcttgcaaggcttgtgtgtgatgttgcattactgagtgggccccgagatacctctctgtcacacggagtgacaaatcccagtcttgatccatactaactcaacggacaccttcggagatacctgtagagcacctttatagtcacccagttacgttgcgacgtttgatgcacacaaggtattcctccggtgccagtgagttatatcatctcatggtcataggaataaatacttgacacgcagaaaacaatagcaataaaacaacacgatcaatatgctacgttcatagtttgggtctagtccatcacatgattctcctaatgatgtgatccagttatcaagtgataacacttgcatatagtcagaaaaccttgactatcattgatcaactggctagccaactagaggattgctagggacattgttttgtctatgtatccacacatgtatctatgttttcattcaatacaattatagcatggataataaacgattatcacgaacaaaaaaatataataataactattttattattgcctctagggcatatttccaacagtctcccacttgcactagagtcaataatctagttcacatcaccatgtgattttaatgaatccaacacctatacagttctggggtttgatcacgtcttcttgtgagagaggttttagtcaatggttctggacctttcagatccgtgtgagctttacaaatctttatgtcatcttatagatgctgctactacatgctatttggaaatattccaaatatctactctactatacgaatccgtttaactactcagagttattcggattagtgtcaaagcttgcatcgacataagcctttacgacgaactctttaaccacctccataatcgagaaaaattccttagttcattagttactaaggatatatttgaccgttgttttagtgattcaatcctggatcactctctgtacctcttaacagacttgtggcaaggcacacatcaggtgcggtacacaacatgacatactttagagtctatggctaaggcgtaggggacgacattcgtcctttctctttcttgtgTCGTGGtatggcttttgagtcttactcaaattcacaccttacaacatagccaagaactccttctttgttgatctattttaaactccttcaaaaacatgtcaaggcatgcatttcatttgaaagtcctttttagcattttgatctatctccatagatcttgatgctcaatgttcaagtagctctatccaggtcttcctttgaaaaaccccctttcaaacaaccctttatgctttacagaaattctacattcctttcgatcaacaatatgccaaccacatatacttatcaaaaaatctatagtgctcccactcacttctttggaaatacaagtttctcataaaccttgtataaacccaaaagctttgatcatctcatcaaagtgtatattccaactccgagatgcttgcaccagtccatgaaaggatcactggagcttgcatacttgttagcatctttaggatcgacaaaccatctggttgtatcacatacaacctttcctcaaggaaaccgttgaggaaacaatgttttgacatcctatgtgcaatatttcataaacaatgcagcaactgctaacataattccaacagacttttagcatcgctatgagtgagaaagtctcctcatagtcaactctttgatcttgtcggaaacatctttgtgacaagtcgagcttttcttaatggtgacttttcaccatcatcgtctgtcttccttttaaagatccatctttactcaatagtattatgaccatcaagtagttcttccaaagtctacatggatcctctctcggatttcatggcctcgagccatttgtcggaatccgtgcccatcatcgcttctccatagctcgtaggttcattctagttcaacaacatgacctccaagtgagggttaccataccaatctgtagtagtacgcgaccttgtcgacctacgaggtttttagtaacttgatcctaagctcaatgatcaccatcatcagtttccacttcaattggtgtaggggccacatgaacatcttcatgcgccctgttacacactggttgaagtgacggttcactaacctcatcaagttccaccaccctcccactcaattctttcgagagaaacctttcctcgagaaaggacccgtttctagaaacaaacactttgcttccagatctgagataggagatgtatccaactattttggatatcctatgaagatgcatttatccactttgggttcgagcttatcagactgaaactttttcacataagggtcgcagccccaaactttcaagaaacacagctcaggtttctccaaaccatagttcataccgtgtcatctcaacggaaatacgcggtgccctatttaaagtgaatgtggttgtctctaatgcatacccataaacgatagtggtaattcgataagagacatcatagtatgagctatatccaatagggtgcggctatgacgtttggacacaccatcacactatggtgttccaggtggcatgaactacgaaacaatttccacattgtcttaactgtgtaccaaaaactcgtaactcagatattcaactctatgatcatatcgtagtcagtttatcctcttgtcacgacgatcttcactctgaaatagctttgaacctttcaatattttagacttgtgattcatcaagtagatactcctgtatctactcaaatcgtcagtgatgtaagaacataatgatatccactgcgtgcctcaacactcattggactgcacacatgaaaatgcattgcttccaacaagtcactttcttgttccacgtggtatgattttgcatatctcaagtgattcaaaatcaagtgaatccaaacgatccatccgcatggagtttcttcatgcgtttataccaacaggtatggtttgcatgtctcaaacgtttcagaaatgagtgagtacaaagatccatcagcatggagcttcttcatgcattttacaccaacatgactcaagtggcagtgccaaaaGTAAGGggtgctatcattattacttttgtatcttttggtaccaatattatgaacatgtgtaacactacgatcgagattcaataaaccattgaaggtaattattcaagcaaatagaataactattattctctttaaatgaataatcgtattacaataaacacgatctaaccttgttcatgctcaacacaaacaccaaataacaattgtttaggtttaacaccaatcccgatggtagagggagtgtgcgatgtttgatcatatcaaccttggaaatactttcaacacgtatcgtcacctcacttttagctagtctccgtttatttcgtagcttttacttcgagttactaatcacttagcaaccgaaccggtatctaataccctcatgctactaggagtactagtaaagtacacatcaatatcatgtataacaAATATACTTGTGTCGACTttcccagccttcttatctaccaagcatctagggtagctccgcctcaatgatcgttcccctcataacagaagcactcagtcttgggtttgggttcaatcttgggtttcttcattagagcaacaagtggtttgtcgtttcatgaagtatcccttctagcccttgcccttcttgaaactagtggttttactaaccatcaacaattgatgctccttcttgatttctacttttgcagtgtgaaacattacgaatcgctcaaggatcatcgtatctatccttgagatgttatagttcatcacgaagctctagaaacttagtggcagtgactttggagaattatctcatctggaagattaactcccacttgattcaagcgattgttgtactcaaacaatctgagaacatgctcaacgattgagcttttctactttactttgtagacaaagaatcttgtcggaggtctcatacctctcaacaagggcacgagcatgaaatctcaatttcatctcttagaacatctcttatgttctgtgacgtctcaaaacgtcttcggcgccttgcttctaagccattaagtgttacgcactgaactatcacgtagtcataaaaaaacgtgtatgtcagatgttcgcaacatccacagacgacgcttgaggtgcagcacaccgaatggtgcattaaggatataagccttctgcgcagcaatgaggacaatcctcagttttacggactgagtccgcaaagttgctactatcatctttcaactaaattttctctaggaacatataaaaaacagtagagctatagcacaagctacatcataattcgcaaagaccttttgactatgttcatgataattagagttttaactaatcaaattactaataaactcccactcaaaaagtacatatctctagtcatttgagtggtacatgatccaaattcactaactcaagtccgatcatcacgtgagttgagaatagtttcagaggtaagcatccctatgctaatcatatcaactatacgattcatgctcgacctttcggtctcatgtgttccgaggccatgtctgcacatgctaggctcgtcaagtttaacccgagtgtttcgcgtgtgcaactgttttgcaccagttttatgtgaacgttgagtctatcacacccgatcatcacgtggtgtctcaaaacgacgaactgtagcaacgctgcacagtcgggaagaacacaatttcatcttgaaattttagtgagagatcaccttataatgctaccgtcgttctaagcaaaataaggtgcataaaaggattaacatcacatgcaattcataagtgacatgatatggccatcatcttgtgcttcttgatctccatcaccaaagcaccggcacgatcttcttgtcaccggcgccacactatgatctccatcaacgtgtcgccaggtTGTCGTGTtacctatgctattactactaaagctacgacctggcaatatagtaaacgcatctgcaaacacaaacgttagtctaaagacaaccctatggctcctgccagttgcaatagcatcgacgtgcaagtcaatattaactattataacatggtcatctcatacatccaatatatcacatcacgtcattggccatatcatatcacaagcataccttgcaaaaaacaagttagacgtcctctaatttgttgttgcatgttttacgtgacttctatgggtatctagtatgatcgcatcttacttacgcaaaaaccacaatggagatgtgcaaattgcaatttaacctctccaaggaccgcctcggtcaaaaccaattcaactaaatttgaagaaaccgacacccgccagtcatctttatgtaacgaggttgcatgtcaatcgatgaagccagtctctcgtaagcgtgcgagttatgtcggtccgtgccgcttcgatccaacaataccgccaaatcgagaaaagactaaggagggccgcaaatcgaacatcaccgtccacaaaaccttttgtgttctactcaagataacatctactgatgaacctagctcatgatgccactgttggggaacgttgcacgggaaacaaaaaaaatcctacgcacacgaagacctatcatggtgatgtccatctacgagaggagattttgatCTATGTAtcattgtagatcgcacagcaggaaacgttaagaaacgcggttgatgttggaacgtcttcacgtccctcgaaccgtcccacgaaccatcccgcgatccgtcccacgctcgttccgatctagcgccgaacggacgacacctccgcattcagcacacatacagctcgacgatgatctcggccttcttgatccaccaagcaaGACGGCGAAGTAGATCAGTTCTTCGGCAGTGTGacgacgctctggtggtggtgatgatctactcctgcatggctccgtccgagctc
This region includes:
- the LOC123452198 gene encoding FCS-Like Zinc finger 8-like — its product is MFRSKVQEMILRRRSRSMNGAGCNLSTAPCDGGAGKGAAAARATSFAVPRLLHSSSLPAGGRAAVVTGSPARDHEAMSAYAMSPTSVLDASAAFGSPGPAVEAGGGKRRPWCDGCAGPHGLADVLDCAHEAQRRKSVLRGAVRAQAPALVRSSSLDRRVEFGVKNKSSWLPLRAARPAAAEAEEDGPSSEDYTCVISRGPNPRTVHIFGDRVVEGDRVVGSPPPAPARQGRGFLSL